TCGTTTGGGTCTAAATCAGATGGCAGCAGATTTGACTCGCGTGTGGAAACGGCTATACCCTCGCATAACTGCTAGTGATATTCCACCTGTGTTTATAAAAACTTTCTATCCTGCTGCTGAACTGGTAGTAGATACAATGGTATTTCAGAGATACCACCAATTTGGTAATAAGTCAATGGCACAGGTGGTGGCATTTGGTCCAGAGCATATGGGCATTATCGAGTTAGCAGGTCAGCGTCTAGCGGTAGGACGAGACCCCGGTACAATTCCCGTTCGACTCATGATTAGTGCTGCTCGGTTTGCATTAGATCGGCAGTTAGCCGATCCCCAAAGCATTACTGACAATTTCTACCGCATTTTAGGGAGACGATAATCAATGACAGAACTAAGTACTCAAGCTTGGGAAAACTATAACAGGCTACGGTTAAAAGCGATCGCATTCCAGGAGAGGGTCGATCGATTGGGCGATGGCTATACCCCCATAAAAGCACTCATCAACGATTTGGTGGCTCGGCAACTACCAGAAAATCCCACCAGTACTGAAGAAATCGTAGAACGGCTTCAGTCGATAGAAAACTATATGGCAGCACAACGATTACTTATAGAGGCTACACCACTGGAGGTAGAAGCGAAAGAAGCGATCGCTCTCACACACCAAGAACTACTTAACAGTTGGCAGATATTCAAAGCATCGTTGCCAGAATGGGATATTTCCCAACGCATCTTTCTAGATGGCTTGAACTCCCTCTGCTCAAACGAATTATTTTTAGATTTTATTACCGATTGTCAAGCTCGGATGTGGACAATGCGGTTGCTAGCTCAAGAAAGATTACACTTAAACAGCGATGAAACTAAGCGATTAGTTGAGGCATGGGGAGAGGCTGTTCGCACCTTTGTAGAAGATGCTCGCAAAAAATCTGAAAAGAATGGTAAAGTCCAACCCGGTCAACCAGAAACCTTTGTCCATTTCTTCTGTATCCGTGATGAATTGAACATACTTTACGACAGGTTTTCTAGTGTTATTACTTAGTATCCTCTTCATCCCATGACTATCAACAAGCCAGAGACTCCTTATCATGAATAATTTACTTCTAAGTCGTAAACGCGCTCAGCAATTAAAAGCCCTGCGGGGCGGACTAATGATTCAACTTTATCCTACTCAACCAATAGGCACGGTTGACGAACAAGGAAATTTGCTGTTAAGTGATTTACTCAGCAGTTTTAAGCGTTATGCCGGGAATCAACAGACTGCCTATGATAATGGTTCGGTGCAAACTAGTTCGACTAGTCATGTTAACCAGTTAGAACGTCAAGTAGAACGGGCGATCTCCCAGGTATTAGGACGATCTCCTGGACGGGGTGCTACCAATTTCTTCAATGCTCTGAATGCGGCTTTTCCCAGAACTAATGATGACAAGCTAGCTACCCTACCATCCCAGAGTCAGATGGTGCTTTATAGTACTGACGGCAAAGGAAAGGAATTGCTGGGCGAGCTATCCACTCAGCAAGCAGCACTATACCGTCAGGCAAGTATTATCATGGCAGATGCCTTGAAAATTATTGAGCGATTAAGTTCGTTTATACCTCAAGCTGATACAGAAAGAGTAGAAGCCTTGCGATCGCTGATAACTTCCCAAATCAAAGTTCTGGTTGAAGAGTTTCGCTGGGTAGACGAACCCCGTCCAGCACGGGTAGAAGCTTATCTTCGTTCGCTCAACGACAACGTAGCGGAATTTGGCAGACAAGCTTTTTTGAACAATCCCATGCTAGCGGTTAACATCAATGATGAAGACCAGATAACTCAGTATGAACTGCTCAAAACCTACATCCAGATGCTGGAGCAAGCTTGGAATAGATACGCTAGCAGCAGAGCGAATCAAATCTCCTCACTGAGCGAACGAATCGATCGCGCTCGCGTATTGTTACCAGTATTATCACAGGGAAACACTGACTTTAGTAATGCTTTGGAATCGGTAGGTCTCAGCGACAGCGAACGCCGTTCCCGTGCTAGTCGATTCAGCATCTTAACAACATCCTCAATTGAAGATGGCAGAAATCCTCAAACCGCCTCCAATTTGAGTTTGTGGCTACCAGATATTACAGTCAGCGATCTCATCGATTGGCTAGATCGCTTTGCCAATATGGAAGCCCCCAGCAACCTAGACAATACCTATGGTATTGACTTTGTTACCGACCAAGCAGACCGATTATTCTGGACGATTGCCCCAATTGTTGCCCACCTCAAAATCTGGACACCCCTCAACTCCTCTAGTCGGTCAACTTTAGAACAGATTCTCTCAAATGAGCGGGTAACATGGGCATTGGATAACTTACTCAACCAGCTAAATGAACTGGCAAACCTAGCAGTATAGTTATCCCAGCGCAATCAGACCTCCATTAGGAAGACTACAGGAATTGATTTATGGATATTACTACAGCCGCCTTGGACGGGTTAAACGATCGAGTTGCTGCACTACTCCAAGAAACTCTCGCGCAACTTGGTCCAGAACTAATTGCTAATCCCGACTTAGCAGAAGTGCTGAACCGCATGGTAGACGACCAAATCAAGCAATTTGCTGCTACCCAAAACGGTAAAGCACCAGCCCCTGATGCTGGGCTAACTGACCTCATCGGTTTGAGTAAGGACGCTCCTAACGATCTGGGCAATACTCATATATCTGGGGGAGTAGTGGATTACGACGATACTGTCACTAGCGATCGCATCCTCTCTACTGCCGACCTCTACTACATATATATGCACGAACGTCTGGGTGTGTTTCGGGTGATGAACAAACTACAAGAACTGTTCCGGGCTGGAACATTGCGAATTTCCAATGGAGAAGGTGCTTATGGGCTTTATCGCTTCGATAAGCACAACATTTTGCGCTATCACCAGCGCGATCGTTTACGAGCCTATCGTCGTGTTTTCGGTTATACTAATGTCGATCCCGGACCTAGTGCTCGTCCCAATCCTCAGTTTCATGGTTTGTTTGTCCACTTCATTAGCGAAACCGCTAAGTTTTGGCGAGATAAGCGGATTAGTGAAGTGATTCGAGAACGGGCGACAGATCCGACCTTTGGATCGATAGCGATCGTCCGTCGATGTGGCTTGGATGTACGGAATAACGTCAAGAATTCTTCTTATGGTTACATCAATGTGCTACGGGTAGAAACCAGTCAGGCATTGGCAGAAGCTTTTAAAGTTTTGGAATCCGCCGATGTACGCTCTCAATTTGGTGCCAACAATGCTTGGGAACTCATCGAACTAGTGCTGTGGCAATACTTCCATGAGTCAGTACACGCTAGTACGATGAACCGAATGGCGATTGCTGGACGAGAAATATTGCGCTGGCTAGCCCAACCTTATGTATTGCAAAAGAACCGCACTGATTTTGAAGCTTTGTTGTTCCGCATTGCTGAGTATGCCGAAGAGTGGATTTCCAGCGAGAAAGGTATGCGGATGAGCCGTCCCACCCCACCACCCCGGAATGTTTATATACCTGGAGCACCACCAAATGGTCAACGTCGAGAGCCAGTTGTGGCGCGATCCAAAGGTCTTAAACCTGCTTCCAGAGTAGTTGGTTAAAGCAGCATTCAGTTGGAACTGTAATACAAATACTTACTCTAACGATTGGCTTTCAGTAAAGAGCTGAAGATGCCCGATGTTACGTCTTTCTCTCCTAGTTCTATCGGTCTTGTTCTGCTCATAAATCATTGGCAGATAGTTTAACGCTCGCCTCATCCTACTCAATAGCCAGGTCAAATACAGAGGTCTTAAAAATGAAATTACAAAGTCAATGGCTATTTGAAACTCCTTTCCAGTTAACAGTAGACAACAGTATTCTTTCCTCCCCTAACCTGGAGAATGAACATGAATGGCTGTTGTTTAAAGAACCTTTTACTTCTGAGAAAGCCCACCTCATTGAATTTGAAGGGATGACTCTATCCTCATGCGAACCAAGAAAATTCAAGAGAGACAGATTGAATGTCGTCAAATGGTGGAAAAGAACAACTCCAGGTAAACGCGAGATCCCCAAAGACAAAAAATTGGCTATTCTTTCTCGCGGTCGGATTCGTCTACCGTTTGAAAACATTAGATGGCTTTTAGAGCAAGGAAAAAAAAGAAACATTGAATGGATTAAAAAACTTCCTGATAATATTGCTATGCTCTCTCCAGAAGTGGATGTTACAGTCGAATTGTGGATGGCAATCAAGGGACGAGTGACGTCAGCAGAAGACGAAAAAATATTTTCTGAATGGAACAAGGATCGCTTACAAGAGCTAACAAGTTGTGGGTATATGCTTGGAAGATCGTACAAAGCAAATCAAAAAAAACTTGTCGAATCCAAACTGAACTTAGGGAGCTTAGGGCTAAATCTTGATAAACTGTACAAAGCAGGTGGAGTGAACTTCTCAGGGTTACCTGCTAGCAAAGATGCACCTTTCATAGAAGTGTTTCTTCTTTACGTTTACATTACTTTTCCTACCACTTTAAAGAAATTTTTGAAGCTCTCGACAAAACCACCTACAAAAGAAGAGCAGAGAAAGCTGTTAGTCAAAAAGCTACTTAAAGTAAGTAGTAAAATTCCCACTTTCGATCCCGATCCTATTAGAAGAGAACGTGTTCTTTGCATACTGAGAAAACTGACATCGGCAATTGTCGATGGCGAGAAAATTGATGACATCTTTTGTCGTTTTCCTGGTCAAGCGGGTCGTCCACTTTGCACACATTTTATTGATGAACTCATCGAAAGCTATTTATATGAAAAAGATGATAAAAAACTTTGGTATGGTATCAACACACTATATCAGGAAATGATCGAACCAATGAATCATTTTAATAGACAATTACAATCTCAACTAATTGAACCTGGACCATACGATCCGAAGAAAATTGTATCTAAGTCTGAAGAATGTAAACAGATACTCTATTTCCTTAAAAAAGCTAAAGATAAACGAAGTATTTATTCTTGTCTCAGATCTTGGATCTTAAAGACGTTTGAAATTTGTGATGTTTAAGTGAGAGCCTAAATTCTAGTCAATCATTAGCACCAAATTTTTCATCTCCCCATGATTATTGATTGTCACTGCCATGCTGGAAAAGGAGACTTACTCACTGGTCCTTGGGATACTGATGCACCTATTGAAACCTATCTCAAACGGGCAAAAGTGGCAGGAATTGAAAAGACTGTCATCTTTTCTCCCTTTCACAGCAACTACCGTCAGGCAAACGCCAACACGGCACGAATTGTGGAACATTATTCAGGGCGTTTCATCGGGTTTGCTTTTGTCCATGCAAAGCGCGATCGCGGACGTATTTACCAGATTGTTGAAGAATCAGTCGTCAAATGGAGGTTTCGCGGTATCAAGGTGCATCGTATGGATGGAGCGGTTACCCGTGAAGTGTGTGAAGTTGCCCGCCAATTTCATCTGCCCCTGCTCTACGATCCCGTCGGTGAAACCAATCTGATTGACTTACTAGCTCCCCAGTATCCAGATGTCAATTTCATTATTCCGCACTTGGGTAGTTTTGCTGACGACTGGCGTGCCCACCTGCGGGTAATTGACCAGATTAGTCGTTATCCCAATGTCTATACCGATACATCGGGAGTGCGGCGATTTGACTATTTGATACAGGCAATAAAGCGGGGCGGTGCTCATAAAGTGCTGTTTGGTACAGATGGTCCTTGGTTACATCCGGGTGTTGAACTGCACAAAATTCGCTTACTGGGTTTGCCACCAAACCGAGAAGAACTAGTGCTGGGCAAAAACCTGTTGCGATTGATCGGCCAAAAACGATCGCCTAATCAAGTTGAACTGATTCGCGATCGCTGCTTTCCACTTCACAGGTAAACCAGAATGGCAACGCTTTCATCACAACTATCGATAACCGTAAGCCAGAAATCCTGGTCTTGTGTCCTCGATCCGAGTTTATTGCTGTCCCCTTACGGATTATGGGTTGTTAAATCTCTAGGAACAACTATAGAACTGTGGGTTGCACGCGAACTCTGGCATATGCTGGACAATACCCACTTCTACCAACAACAACCGGAATCTATCATCATGCAAGCAGTGCTAGAGCACTCGCTCGAAATTCAGTCCACGGCTCGTCAGGAAGTCATTGAGGTGTTACAGGATTGGGAATCTTTCAAGCGCAATACTAATTTAGCCAACTTAAAGCTGTTCTGGGTTGGAGATAATCCTGGCGAATCATTTCTACCTCCCAACACCGACTCCCGGCTTTTGCAACATTGGGAATTCCTAGCACATTCTCTGGATCTTCAAATCAATCAACATAGCTCAATTAGTAACGTGCTAGCGTCAGCATTTCGTGACACTATCTCATTGGCTACTGCTTTAGATTTAGCGTTTATCTTAACCTATCAACGTCCGGAAGATGGGATGGAATGCCCCCCTGTGATTTGCACCGCTTTGGAAAGCTGGGGAATTCCCTGTCGAGCAATTAATCCTTTAGATCCTCTCGCTACGATCGAACGGGAGAATCTTCGTCATCTCATCGTTAAAGCTGGATTCTCAAAGTACTTATGGGCAGGATTAAACTTAGCTGTTCTCTACCTAGTGGTGCCATCAGCTTTTTCTATTGGTTGGAGAACCGATCCGCGAGAAATCTCCTCCTTAGACAGGAAAAAGTGTGTGGAAAATACTGCACCAAACGCTGATTTCTGGAAGGGGTCTCAAGGGTTTTGGTATCAAATTTAAAGTTAGCTTGAGTCAGTAACTTTGGTAGTATTATCCTCAAATTTTTGTGGTATTTTTTTGATAAAATGTAATATTATCAAGTTTTTTGATTAAATTTTAAATATTTTTACAAAAAAAACAAAACTTCTGAAAAAGAAGCGTCTTGCTTTGAAGATCTCTATCAAAGCTGATACCAAAGGTATAGCCATGAAAGAGCCACAACAGGAATTTCCTCAGACTGAGAAAATAGATATTAATTCTGTAGTTCCCAAGATTATAGGCGAATTTCATCTGAAAAACTATCATTATTTGGTGATTCATCTTGAACATAACATTGAAAATTCTACAGAAGCTAATTTAACTCTTTCTGCCAAAGTTTCACTGACACCGGAAATGATTCAGTTTGCTGTCAATGGAGAGCTTTGTGCTATCGTGGTGTCTGAGAGTGACCGTCTAGATACCAAATCAGACATTTCCCTTCTTTTAACAGAGCGAGAACTTCAAATCGTGAAGTTGGTTGCTTTAGGAAAGCCTAACAAGCAAATCGCCAGTCAGCTTTACATTAGTGAATGGACTGTCTCTACTCATTTACGTCGAATTTTTGCCAAGCTTGGTGTGGATAGTCGGGCTGCAATGGTACATCGATGTGCTTCACTACTGACTTAATATTTACTTAGTGCTATTCTATACTAATTAATCTGCCCAGTGTTTGGCACGAGCGACTGCTTTTTGCCAAGTTGCAAAGTTGTCTAAAATTGAATCTTGTGCGATCGCAGGTTCAAAGACTCGCTCAATCTGTCGTTGATTGACTAATTCCTCATAAGAATTCCAAAATCCAACAGCAAGCCCTGCGGCAAATGCAATTCCTTGAACCGTCATTTCTCGCATTGTGGGACGTTCAACTGGAATTCTTAATAAATCTGCTTGAAACTGCATGAGAAAATTGTTCTCGCAAGCGCCACCGTCTACACTCAACCGCCCAATAGGAATACTGTTAGATTTATTAATCGCTTCTACAACTTCTAAAACTTGGTAAGCCACTGCTTCTAGGACAGCACGTACCATATGTTCCCGTTGTACTCCTGCAGTAATGCCGAAAAAGGCTCCCCTAGCACTCATATCCCAATGAGGTGCGCCGAGTCCGCTAAATGCAGGTACAAAGTAAACTCCACCATTATCTGCAATGCTATTTGCGATCGCTTCTGTTTCAGCAGATGTTGTTATAAGCTTCAGACTGTCTCGCAGCCATTTAATACAAGCCCCACTAGTAAATATACTTCCTTCTAAGGCATAGCTCACATCTAATTTTCCATTTGAATTTGTTTGCGTCCATGCCACAGTACTTATGAGTTGGTTCTGAGAACGTACAATTTTAGTGCCAGTGTGGGCTACCAAAAAACTTCCCGTACCGTAGGTACATTTCATGAGTCCTGGACGATCGCAGCCATGTCCAAACAAAGCGGCTTGCTGATCTCCCAAAATAGCAGTGATGGGAATTTCAACACCAAATAAACTGGCATCGGTGACTCCAAATGTTCCCAGGCTGGGTTGAATCTGGGGTAGAATTTGAGTGGGAATCTTAAACAAATTTAACAACTTTTCATCCCAATCACAGGTTACCAAATTCATTAACATCGTGCGACTCGCATTACTGTGGTCAGTAGCGTACACTTTTCCACCTGTCAGTTTCCATAGTATCCATGTATCAATTGTGCCTGCTAAAACGTTTGTAGTTGGAAAGTTTTCCAATAGCCAAGATAGTTTTGTCGCTGAAAAATAAGCATCAATAATTAACCCAGTACGCTCGTAAATCTCCTGAGAATAACCGCTTTCTTGTAACTGATGACACAGGGGAGCGGTACGCCGATCTTGCCACACTATTGCTTTTTGGATTGGTTGTCCGGTGGTTTTGTCCCAAATTAAGCAGGTTTCTCGCTGTACTGTCAATCCAATAGCAACTATTTCATTAGGGGTGATTCGAGCATCTTGAATTGCAGTTTGAATGACCCAACAAGTTAAGCGCCAAATCTCCTCCGGATCGTGTTCTAGCCATCCTGGCTGTGGGTAGTATTGTGTCAATTCTTGGTATGCTTGCCCGATTATACGACCACTGCGATCGAACAAAAAAGCGCGATTACCTGTTGTGCCTAAATCTAATGCCAGGACGTAACCCATGGATGCAATACTACTTAGTTAAGGTCTATCAGTTAAGAGTATCAGATATGTAGAGAACAGCCATGGCGCGTCTTGACAAATCGAGAACAGCCATGGCGCATCTGTTTACTGTTAAGATCCGGTTTCCCGATCCTTTGCACCGTTTTTCTCCCGTTTCAGGCTTTCTTCTAAGGCTTGAATTTGCTCTCTACGGGCTTCCAACTCTAAAGAACGGCGGGCTAGGTCTTGATTTTGTAATGTTAAGTTTTGTCGCCACTGTTCTGCTCGCTCAGTTTCCTGTTGCAAGAAATCTGGTGTAATACCATTGGCGAGGTAGGTCTTTACCAGATTCAGCACCCAATGAGTGGCTTCTTCCAAACTTTCGATATCACCTGTGGGGGAAAGTTCCACTAAAACAAGTAGTTTTTCTGCTAGAACGTTTCCTTTTCCCAGAAGAATAAAAGCTTCTTCTGGGATCGTGACCCACATATGTTCCGCTTCCTGACGTGCCAACAACCGCAACTGAAGCTGGTCTAGAAAGTCATTTTTATGTACCTGAGCTAGATATAGCATGACGGTTGTTTGGATTATTGATTATAGCAATCTACTTGATTGCTATGCTAACCCACAAAGCCGATCGCGTAAAATCTCTGCTTGTTTTTCAGCTTCTGCCAAAGCATCTCTTGCTCCTTGTACTACATCTGGTGGTGCTTTATCGACAAATTTAGAATTGCTGAGTCTTTCACGCAAAGATTGAGCTTCGCTTTCTGCTTTGCTCAGGCTCCTTTCTAGCTTGACTCGCAACGTATCAACATCGACAACGCCTTTAAGAGGAATAACCACTTGCACCGTACCGACAACACCTGCGATCGCTTGTTCTGGTTCTTGAGGTTCAATTTGCGGTGGAGTTTCTACAGTCGTTGGAGGGAACCACTGCTCCCAGAATTTTTGTCTATCTGTTGCGAACAAGATATTCTGGAAAACAAACCATACTGAATAAACAAAACCAATAACTTCAAAGAAAGTTCCAATGAAGGGGAGATCGTCTACTGCATCAGCGACAGCGAGACCAATTCTAAATATGTAGATAGCTCCGATAATTGCTACTATTGTTACCCAATTTATTGACAAGCTTTTGCCAGAAACCGTTGCTTTCTTCGGCTCGCCAGTCATGGTTAAATTCTCCACCTTAGCCAAATCTTTAATATAAGGCTGTCCTGCATGAAGAATTTGTTGTTCCTTTGTACTTTCGCTTTGTAAATTGACTGTTATCATCGTCCCTGGTTTAATATCCGCCTCAGCCCGCAAGTTACGGATTGTACGAATTGTACCAAACAACAATTCAAACTGTTCCTCTAGAGCAGAGTCAATTAAGTTCGCATCTGCTTCCGGATAACGTTGTAAGGATAAACTTTGGTTAGAATCGGCTGGTTGCTGGGTAAGAGTATGCCAAATCTCCTCAGTAATGTGAGGCATGAAGGGATGAAGTAATTTTAGAATGCCTTCTAAAACATAAGCAAGAGTTTGTTGTGCGACACGACGAGACTCCGGATTGGCATCTTTTTGCAAGCGAGATTTTACCAGTTCAATATACCAGTCGCAGAAATCACCCCAGATAAATTCATAAAGCCCTTTTGCTGCTTCCCCCAAACCGTAATGACTGAAGAAGTCATTTGTTTGTTTGACTACTTGATTGTAGCGGGAAAGAATCCAGCGATCGCTCAATTCCAATTTTGGATTTTGGATTGTGGATTGTGGATTATCGGACTCTAATGTTGGATTTTGGATTGTGGATTGTGGATTATCGGACTCCAATCCAAAATCTAAAATCGAAAATCCAAAATCGTCTAAATTCATCATGACAAAACGGGCTGCATTCCACAACTTGTTAGCAAAGTTGCGGGCTGCTTCTACGGATGGTGATTCATCTGTTTTGCGATTGTAATCCAACCGGATGTCTTGACCTGCGCCTGCGACTTCCTTAATAAGGGTGTAGCGCAAAGCATCAGTACCGTACTTGTCAATGAGGAGCAACGGATCGACACCATTACCAGCAGATTTGGACATTTTTTTGCCATTTTCATCCAACACCAAGCCGTGGATGTAAACTGATTTAAACGGCAGTTGTCCGGTAAAATGACCACCCATCATAGTCATTCTGGCAACCCAGAAAAAGATGATGTCAAAACCTGTTACCAAAGTACTGGTAGGATAGTAAGTTGCTAGGTCTGGAGTTTGTTCGGGCCAACCTAAAGTTGAGAACGGCCATAACCCAGAAGAAAACCAAGTATCAAGCACATCTGGGTCTTGCTCTATCTTGACATTTTCACCAAATTGTGCCAGCAACTTCTCTCTTGCTTCTGCTTCTGACTTGGCGACTACAAAAGGTGTATTGTCTGAGATTTCTCCCCCCGTTTCGCTGACAGCGTACCAAGCAGGAATTTGGTGTCCCCACCAGAGTTGACGGGAAATACACCAATCTTTTAGTTTCACCAACCAGTCACGATACACCTTTGTCCAGCGTTGGGGAACAAACTCCGGAGAATTTTTCTGGTCGAGGAACTCTAGTGCTCTATCAGCCATCGGGCGAATATCAACAAACCACTGGGTGGAGAGGAGAGGTTCAACGGGAACTTTACCTCGCTCGCTATAAGGAACGGAATGTTTGTAATCTTCTACTTTCACCAAAAACCCATCAGTTTCTAGGCGAGAAACTACATTCTTTCTAGCAACAAAGCGATCTTGTCCTTGGAAGGAACCAGCATTCTCATTGAGAGTACCGTCCTTATTCATAATGTTAATAAACGGCAAGTTGTGACGCTGTCCCATTTCAAAGTCATTGAGATCGTGGGCGGGAGTGACTTTCACGCAACCCGTTCCAAAAGTAGGGTCAACTAACTCATCACCAATGATGGGAATTTCCCGATTCATAATGGGTAGAGTGAGGGTTTTCCCAATCAAATGCTGATAGCGATCGTCGCTTGGGTTGACAGCCACAGCAGTATCACCCAACATTGTTTCCGGACGAGTTGTAGCGACTTCCACATAACCAGAACCGTCAGTTAGGGGATAGCGGAAGTGCCATAAGCGACCGTCCACCTCTTTTAAGTCTACTTCCAAATCGGAGACAGCTGATTGTGACTCCGGACACCAGTTGACCAAATATTTACCGCGATAAATTAGCCCTTCTTCATAGAGACTTGTAAAAGCATGAGCTACAGCTTTAGATAAACCTTCATCTAATGTAAACCGTTCCCGAGTCCAATCTACAGATACTCCTAAACGCCGCAATTGATTGACAATTGTTCCTCCTGATTCTGCTTTCCATTGCCAAGCACGTTCTAGAAATTTGTCGCGTCCCAACTCATAGCGAGTTTTTCCTTCTGCTTTGAGTTGCTTTTCCAGAATTGTTTGTACGGCGATACTGGCGTGGTCTGTTCCGGGGAGATAAAGGGCGTTGAGTCCTTTCATTCTATGGTAGCGCACGAGGGTGTCAATGAGTGAATTGTCGAAGGCGTGACCCATGTGCAGGCTACCTGTA
This genomic interval from Scytonema hofmannii PCC 7110 contains the following:
- a CDS encoding amidohydrolase family protein: MIIDCHCHAGKGDLLTGPWDTDAPIETYLKRAKVAGIEKTVIFSPFHSNYRQANANTARIVEHYSGRFIGFAFVHAKRDRGRIYQIVEESVVKWRFRGIKVHRMDGAVTREVCEVARQFHLPLLYDPVGETNLIDLLAPQYPDVNFIIPHLGSFADDWRAHLRVIDQISRYPNVYTDTSGVRRFDYLIQAIKRGGAHKVLFGTDGPWLHPGVELHKIRLLGLPPNREELVLGKNLLRLIGQKRSPNQVELIRDRCFPLHR
- a CDS encoding response regulator transcription factor, which produces MKEPQQEFPQTEKIDINSVVPKIIGEFHLKNYHYLVIHLEHNIENSTEANLTLSAKVSLTPEMIQFAVNGELCAIVVSESDRLDTKSDISLLLTERELQIVKLVALGKPNKQIASQLYISEWTVSTHLRRIFAKLGVDSRAAMVHRCASLLT
- the glpK gene encoding glycerol kinase GlpK; translated protein: MGYVLALDLGTTGNRAFLFDRSGRIIGQAYQELTQYYPQPGWLEHDPEEIWRLTCWVIQTAIQDARITPNEIVAIGLTVQRETCLIWDKTTGQPIQKAIVWQDRRTAPLCHQLQESGYSQEIYERTGLIIDAYFSATKLSWLLENFPTTNVLAGTIDTWILWKLTGGKVYATDHSNASRTMLMNLVTCDWDEKLLNLFKIPTQILPQIQPSLGTFGVTDASLFGVEIPITAILGDQQAALFGHGCDRPGLMKCTYGTGSFLVAHTGTKIVRSQNQLISTVAWTQTNSNGKLDVSYALEGSIFTSGACIKWLRDSLKLITTSAETEAIANSIADNGGVYFVPAFSGLGAPHWDMSARGAFFGITAGVQREHMVRAVLEAVAYQVLEVVEAINKSNSIPIGRLSVDGGACENNFLMQFQADLLRIPVERPTMREMTVQGIAFAAGLAVGFWNSYEELVNQRQIERVFEPAIAQDSILDNFATWQKAVARAKHWAD
- a CDS encoding valine--tRNA ligase, encoding MTATTNTNLPSLYEPFSTEAKWQKFWEENQTYKADANQNSQSYCIVIPPPNVTGSLHMGHAFDNSLIDTLVRYHRMKGLNALYLPGTDHASIAVQTILEKQLKAEGKTRYELGRDKFLERAWQWKAESGGTIVNQLRRLGVSVDWTRERFTLDEGLSKAVAHAFTSLYEEGLIYRGKYLVNWCPESQSAVSDLEVDLKEVDGRLWHFRYPLTDGSGYVEVATTRPETMLGDTAVAVNPSDDRYQHLIGKTLTLPIMNREIPIIGDELVDPTFGTGCVKVTPAHDLNDFEMGQRHNLPFINIMNKDGTLNENAGSFQGQDRFVARKNVVSRLETDGFLVKVEDYKHSVPYSERGKVPVEPLLSTQWFVDIRPMADRALEFLDQKNSPEFVPQRWTKVYRDWLVKLKDWCISRQLWWGHQIPAWYAVSETGGEISDNTPFVVAKSEAEAREKLLAQFGENVKIEQDPDVLDTWFSSGLWPFSTLGWPEQTPDLATYYPTSTLVTGFDIIFFWVARMTMMGGHFTGQLPFKSVYIHGLVLDENGKKMSKSAGNGVDPLLLIDKYGTDALRYTLIKEVAGAGQDIRLDYNRKTDESPSVEAARNFANKLWNAARFVMMNLDDFGFSILDFGLESDNPQSTIQNPTLESDNPQSTIQNPKLELSDRWILSRYNQVVKQTNDFFSHYGLGEAAKGLYEFIWGDFCDWYIELVKSRLQKDANPESRRVAQQTLAYVLEGILKLLHPFMPHITEEIWHTLTQQPADSNQSLSLQRYPEADANLIDSALEEQFELLFGTIRTIRNLRAEADIKPGTMITVNLQSESTKEQQILHAGQPYIKDLAKVENLTMTGEPKKATVSGKSLSINWVTIVAIIGAIYIFRIGLAVADAVDDLPFIGTFFEVIGFVYSVWFVFQNILFATDRQKFWEQWFPPTTVETPPQIEPQEPEQAIAGVVGTVQVVIPLKGVVDVDTLRVKLERSLSKAESEAQSLRERLSNSKFVDKAPPDVVQGARDALAEAEKQAEILRDRLCGLA